The Bacillota bacterium genome contains a region encoding:
- a CDS encoding Holliday junction resolvase RecU, with amino-acid sequence MKEGETLGFKGWDDYPDLRDDEKDPKRRMAGAMSREFGGMFENDIFAACDYYRLNRIAFIEKTPEPFTVIKKLASGRFEGHFQKAAQPDFKGTLNGRAVVFEAKFTNADRIEQSRVSPEQAFALDIHFQMGAICFVLVSMGFKVYRVPWQVWHSMKKIYGRVHMKKTDLERFPVKLASGMPLFLDGIGASEHEKTIF; translated from the coding sequence TTGAAAGAAGGTGAAACATTGGGATTTAAAGGCTGGGATGATTATCCCGATCTGCGAGATGATGAAAAAGACCCAAAAAGACGCATGGCGGGCGCAATGAGTCGCGAATTTGGCGGAATGTTTGAAAATGATATTTTCGCCGCCTGCGATTACTATCGACTTAACAGGATAGCTTTCATTGAAAAAACTCCCGAACCATTTACTGTTATAAAGAAGCTTGCCTCCGGCAGGTTTGAAGGTCACTTCCAAAAAGCGGCTCAGCCCGACTTTAAGGGCACTTTGAACGGCCGTGCCGTAGTTTTTGAAGCTAAATTTACAAATGCAGACAGGATCGAACAGTCGAGAGTCTCCCCCGAGCAGGCTTTTGCACTTGATATCCATTTCCAAATGGGCGCCATCTGTTTCGTTTTGGTCTCTATGGGCTTTAAAGTTTACCGCGTTCCATGGCAGGTTTGGCATTCGATGAAAAAGATTTATGGACGTGTGCATATGAAGAAAACCGATCTTGAACGCTTCCCTGTTAAACTTGCTAGCGGCATGCCCCTCTTCTTAGACGGAATAGGTGCTTCGGAGCACGAAAAAACAATATTTTGA